In Lactococcus paracarnosus, a genomic segment contains:
- a CDS encoding APC family permease, with protein MEQSLKKLNVKQILVGKPLKSTDDDSHLLTRFQALAMLSSDALSSIAYGTEQIVTVLLTLSAAAIWYSLPIAALVLVLLSALTLSYRQIIHAYPHGGGAYVVSTENLGNNAGLIAGGSLLVDYMLTVAVSVSAGADAITSALPALHPYNLLISIVLVLLLMLMNLRGLRESAGFLLVPVYTFVGATVLLLIVGMFRVVTGDISYNATSHIGTAVPGISIILLLKAFSSGSASLTGVEAISNAVPFFKKPKAHNAAGTLALMAIILGVFFTGITFLNFYTGVVPNAHSTVLSQVAHNIFDFNGVGRIFYYIFQFSTAMILAVAANTGFSAFPMLSYNLAKNKYMPHMYMEKGDRLGYSNGIISLAAGAVVLLLIFNGSTARLIPLYSIGVFVPFALSQTGMVVKWHREAGKKFWRRAISNIIGATISAIIVLILLIFRLADIWPFFVVMPILLAIFYAIKRHYTEVAHQLRLEDKIVDHVFTGNTVIVLVGNMTNVAVGAMSYAKSIGSEVIAVHVSTKETGHKDREVEAEFKKIYPDIRFSIVESSYRDIVKPVVRYVDLISKLAGKKNNTVTVIVPQFVPKRSWQNILHNQMSVRMRYYLSWRDNVVVSSYSYHLKK; from the coding sequence ATGGAGCAATCATTGAAAAAATTAAATGTGAAACAGATTTTGGTAGGTAAGCCTTTGAAATCAACAGATGACGATAGTCATCTCCTCACGAGATTCCAAGCCTTAGCGATGTTGTCAAGTGATGCCTTGTCCTCTATTGCCTATGGTACTGAGCAGATTGTGACAGTTTTACTCACCTTATCAGCAGCAGCAATTTGGTATAGTTTACCAATTGCGGCACTTGTTTTAGTCTTACTTTCTGCCTTGACACTGAGTTATCGACAAATTATTCATGCCTATCCTCATGGAGGTGGGGCCTATGTTGTCTCCACTGAAAATTTAGGAAATAACGCAGGTCTAATAGCAGGTGGTAGTTTGCTAGTTGACTATATGTTAACTGTGGCAGTATCTGTTTCAGCAGGTGCAGATGCCATTACCTCCGCTCTGCCAGCATTGCACCCTTACAATCTGCTCATCTCAATCGTTTTAGTATTGTTGCTAATGTTAATGAACCTTCGGGGGCTTCGAGAGTCAGCTGGTTTCTTACTAGTCCCTGTTTATACGTTCGTAGGTGCAACTGTTCTGTTATTAATTGTCGGTATGTTCAGAGTGGTTACGGGGGATATTTCATATAACGCCACTAGCCATATTGGAACAGCAGTACCAGGTATATCCATTATTTTATTACTAAAAGCATTTTCTAGTGGGTCAGCCAGTTTGACAGGCGTTGAGGCGATTTCTAATGCGGTACCTTTCTTTAAGAAACCTAAGGCACATAATGCTGCGGGTACGTTGGCTTTGATGGCTATCATTTTAGGCGTGTTCTTTACTGGTATCACTTTTTTGAATTTCTACACAGGTGTCGTACCTAATGCTCATTCAACTGTATTATCTCAAGTCGCGCATAATATATTTGATTTTAATGGTGTTGGCCGTATCTTCTACTATATTTTTCAATTTTCAACAGCTATGATTCTCGCAGTTGCCGCCAATACTGGCTTCTCTGCTTTTCCAATGCTAAGTTATAATCTTGCTAAGAATAAGTACATGCCACATATGTACATGGAAAAAGGAGATCGCTTAGGCTATTCAAATGGGATTATTAGCTTAGCTGCTGGAGCAGTCGTGTTATTACTGATCTTTAATGGGTCAACAGCTAGACTTATTCCGCTTTATTCGATTGGTGTATTTGTACCATTTGCCTTGTCTCAGACGGGTATGGTGGTCAAATGGCATAGAGAAGCTGGTAAAAAGTTTTGGCGTCGTGCGATTTCAAATATTATCGGTGCAACGATTTCAGCTATTATTGTCCTTATTCTCCTCATCTTCCGTTTAGCAGATATTTGGCCATTCTTTGTTGTAATGCCGATCTTGCTTGCTATCTTTTATGCCATAAAACGACATTATACAGAAGTTGCACATCAATTACGTCTTGAAGATAAGATTGTAGATCATGTTTTTACTGGCAATACAGTAATCGTGCTTGTTGGTAATATGACAAACGTAGCTGTTGGTGCAATGAGCTATGCCAAATCGATTGGGTCAGAAGTGATAGCAGTTCATGTATCCACTAAAGAAACAGGCCATAAAGATAGAGAAGTTGAAGCTGAATTTAAGAAAATCTATCCAGATATCCGCTTCTCCATTGTTGAATCTAGCTATCGGGATATCGTCAAACCCGTTGTGCGTTATGTCGATTTGATTTCTAAACTTGCAGGTAAGAAGAATAATACTGTTACGGTTATTGTGCCTCAATTTGTACCAAAACGATCATGGCAAAATATTCTACATAACCAAATGTCTGTTCGCATGAGATATTATTTAAGCTGGCGCGATAATGTTGTTGTATCAAGCTATTCATACCATCTCAAGAAATAA
- the upp gene encoding uracil phosphoribosyltransferase yields the protein MGKFQVVTHPLIQHKLTIIRQTATGTKAFRDLVNEIAMLLGYEISRELPLEDIEIETPITKSIQKTLAGKKLAIVPILRAGIGMVDGILSLVPAAKVGHIGMYRDEETLQPVEYLVKLPEDIDQRQIFVVDPMLATGGSAILAIDSLKKRGAAGANIKFVCLVAAPEGVKALQEAHSDIDIYTAALDEKLNEQGYIVPGLGDAGDRLFGTK from the coding sequence ATGGGAAAATTTCAAGTTGTCACACATCCACTCATTCAGCACAAACTCACAATTATCCGTCAAACAGCTACAGGAACGAAAGCTTTTCGTGATCTTGTGAATGAAATTGCCATGCTTTTAGGGTATGAGATTTCACGGGAATTACCACTAGAAGATATTGAAATCGAAACGCCAATTACAAAATCAATCCAAAAAACATTGGCAGGAAAAAAATTAGCAATTGTCCCTATTTTGCGTGCTGGTATTGGCATGGTTGATGGTATTCTATCATTAGTTCCAGCAGCAAAAGTTGGTCATATCGGCATGTATCGTGATGAAGAAACGTTACAACCAGTCGAATATTTGGTGAAACTACCAGAAGATATCGATCAACGTCAAATTTTTGTTGTTGATCCGATGCTAGCAACTGGTGGATCAGCTATACTTGCGATTGATTCACTTAAAAAACGTGGTGCTGCGGGTGCTAATATTAAATTCGTTTGTCTAGTAGCTGCGCCAGAAGGCGTTAAAGCCTTACAAGAAGCGCATTCGGATATCGATATCTACACAGCAGCACTTGATGAAAAATTAAATGAGCAGGGCTATATCGTACCAGGATTGGGCGATGCTGGTGACCGTTTATTTGGGACAAAATAA
- a CDS encoding MalY/PatB family protein, protein MTTYNFTTAPKRLTNHSVKWQATETDPDLLPMWIADMDFETFPEMTAAIKTFADYGIYGYAYAPKSLYDAIVSWEKSQHHYAIADDDIVLIGGVVPAITIAIQAFTEENDAVLINTPLYPPFARTIKLNNRKLVTNSLVEVAGKFIIDFAQLEKDIVDNDVKLYAFCSPHNPGGRVWTVAELTRIAELCKKYHVTLIADEIHQDLTLFDHQHHSFNTVGDYRDFAIVLTSATKTFNIAGTGTAYALIQNEDLKQKFKARQLMNNQHEVTTLGMLATETALTYGAPWLAALKPVLEDNLVFLTDYFASKAPRIKVMQPEGGYLVWLNFSDYGLEDQDLHHLLKADAKVTLNEGTNFGVEGVGHARLNIAAPLDHVKLAAERIAAVLPK, encoded by the coding sequence ATGACAACCTATAACTTTACAACTGCACCAAAGCGATTAACGAACCACTCTGTAAAATGGCAGGCAACAGAAACAGATCCAGACTTATTGCCAATGTGGATAGCGGATATGGATTTTGAAACCTTTCCAGAAATGACTGCTGCGATTAAAACCTTTGCAGACTATGGGATTTACGGTTATGCTTATGCACCAAAGTCTCTATATGATGCGATTGTTTCTTGGGAAAAATCCCAGCATCATTATGCGATAGCTGATGATGACATCGTCCTAATTGGCGGAGTTGTTCCTGCTATAACCATTGCAATTCAGGCATTCACAGAAGAAAATGATGCTGTCCTGATCAATACACCACTCTATCCGCCATTCGCACGGACGATTAAGCTCAATAATAGAAAACTAGTCACGAATTCACTTGTAGAAGTGGCTGGTAAATTTATCATTGACTTTGCCCAATTAGAGAAAGATATTGTCGACAATGATGTGAAACTTTATGCCTTTTGCAGTCCACATAATCCTGGGGGGCGTGTTTGGACAGTAGCAGAATTGACACGTATCGCTGAACTTTGTAAAAAATATCATGTGACCTTAATTGCTGATGAAATCCACCAAGATTTAACCTTGTTTGATCACCAACATCATAGTTTTAATACCGTAGGTGACTATCGTGATTTTGCAATCGTTTTAACTAGTGCTACTAAAACATTTAACATTGCAGGAACAGGAACAGCGTATGCTTTGATTCAAAATGAGGACCTGAAACAAAAATTTAAGGCTCGCCAATTGATGAATAATCAACATGAAGTTACCACCTTAGGCATGCTTGCTACTGAGACTGCTTTAACATATGGTGCACCTTGGTTGGCAGCGTTAAAACCCGTATTGGAAGACAACTTAGTATTTTTGACTGATTATTTTGCTAGTAAGGCCCCACGTATTAAAGTGATGCAACCAGAAGGAGGTTATCTGGTCTGGTTAAATTTTTCTGACTATGGTCTTGAGGATCAGGACTTACATCACTTACTTAAAGCAGATGCTAAAGTTACCTTAAATGAAGGCACTAATTTCGGTGTCGAAGGTGTAGGGCATGCGCGATTAAATATTGCAGCACCTCTTGATCATGTTAAATTAGCTGCAGAGCGGATTGCCGCTGTGCTACCAAAATGA
- a CDS encoding cystathionine gamma-synthase yields the protein MTETSEKKTPKIDTILSHIGINHDEATGALISPIHLSTTYQHPEFGQSTGYDYTRTKNPTRSNLEEALAAIEGGEFAIATSSGMSAIVLAFAIFPVGSKVVASRDLYGGSFRWFNDQEKRGIFSFDYVVTEDEMLAAITSETDIVYIETPTNPLMIEVDITKVAKKAHEHGAKVIVDNTFYTPIYQQPLVLGADIVVHSATKYLSGHNDVLAGAVIVKVETFYDQLLYNLNTTGPVLSPFDSYLVMRGLKTLSLRMSRATENAIEIVAFLRQHPAVKEVLYTGLGGMISFKVNDQSKIPDIINALNVVTFAESLGGVESLITYPATQTHADIPAPVRASYGLTDDLLRLSIGIEDVTDLISDLAQALKV from the coding sequence ATGACTGAAACTTCTGAAAAGAAAACACCGAAAATAGATACGATTTTATCACACATTGGGATCAATCATGACGAAGCAACTGGTGCGCTAATATCACCAATTCATTTGTCCACTACTTATCAGCATCCAGAGTTTGGGCAGTCTACAGGATATGATTATACGCGTACTAAAAATCCAACACGATCTAATCTAGAAGAAGCGTTAGCTGCAATCGAAGGTGGTGAATTTGCCATCGCAACGAGTTCTGGTATGTCAGCTATCGTGTTAGCATTTGCTATTTTTCCAGTCGGCTCAAAAGTTGTTGCATCTAGGGATTTATATGGCGGGTCTTTTCGCTGGTTTAATGACCAAGAAAAACGGGGAATCTTTAGCTTTGACTATGTCGTAACAGAGGATGAGATGCTAGCTGCAATCACTTCAGAAACTGATATCGTTTATATTGAAACACCGACTAATCCCTTGATGATTGAAGTGGACATTACAAAAGTGGCTAAAAAAGCACATGAGCATGGTGCCAAAGTGATCGTTGATAACACCTTTTATACCCCGATTTATCAACAACCTCTTGTTTTGGGTGCGGATATAGTTGTTCATTCAGCGACAAAATACTTATCAGGTCATAATGACGTTTTGGCAGGAGCTGTCATTGTTAAAGTAGAAACGTTTTATGATCAACTCCTTTATAACTTGAATACGACTGGACCAGTCCTATCACCCTTCGATAGTTATCTGGTGATGCGCGGGTTAAAAACTTTATCATTACGGATGTCACGTGCAACAGAAAATGCAATAGAGATTGTTGCATTTTTAAGGCAACATCCAGCAGTAAAAGAGGTACTTTATACTGGATTAGGTGGTATGATTAGTTTTAAGGTTAATGACCAATCTAAAATTCCAGATATAATTAATGCGCTAAATGTGGTCACATTTGCTGAGAGTTTAGGTGGTGTGGAGTCCTTAATCACCTATCCAGCAACACAGACGCATGCGGATATTCCAGCACCTGTTCGTGCAAGTTATGGCTTGACTGACGACCTCCTTAGACTATCGATTGGGATAGAAGATGTGACTGATTTAATTAGCGATTTGGCACAAGCCTTGAAAGTGTGA
- a CDS encoding aldose 1-epimerase family protein, with product MTTRKISNDQLHIEIDAFGAELQSIRKDGLEYLWQGNPEFWGRKSPVLFPIVGKLKHGRYVYDDAIFKMSGHGFARDKAFNLIDENDESVVYELRSDKETKIVYPFEFRLRITYRLNGNQLSVNWEVKNLDEIEMFFGIGAHPAFNVPLGTGKFEDYSLGISPEKNRQLIPLNVEQGTIELNKKQVVEGHTFNLSRELFKGDALVFETPEATEVVLSNSVNERSVKVSWEHMPFVGLWSPYPSEAPFVCIEPWCGIADDDNTDGDLTTKFGINMLSPGKKFKAGYTITIN from the coding sequence ATGACAACTAGAAAAATATCAAATGATCAGTTACACATTGAAATTGATGCGTTTGGTGCTGAACTGCAGTCAATAAGAAAAGATGGACTTGAGTACTTATGGCAAGGGAATCCTGAATTTTGGGGAAGAAAATCACCGGTATTATTCCCAATTGTTGGCAAACTAAAGCATGGCAGATACGTATACGATGATGCCATCTTTAAAATGTCTGGTCATGGGTTTGCACGTGATAAGGCATTTAACCTAATAGATGAAAATGATGAATCTGTCGTATATGAACTCAGATCCGATAAGGAGACGAAAATCGTGTATCCGTTTGAGTTTAGATTGCGCATCACTTATAGACTAAATGGTAATCAGCTTTCGGTTAATTGGGAAGTTAAAAACTTAGATGAAATTGAGATGTTCTTTGGTATTGGTGCACATCCAGCATTTAACGTTCCTTTGGGAACTGGTAAGTTTGAAGACTATAGCTTAGGTATTAGTCCAGAAAAAAACCGACAACTTATTCCGTTAAATGTAGAGCAGGGAACGATTGAGTTAAACAAGAAACAAGTTGTTGAAGGTCATACTTTTAACTTAAGTCGTGAGCTATTTAAAGGTGATGCACTTGTTTTCGAAACACCTGAAGCGACAGAAGTTGTGTTATCTAATTCAGTAAATGAGCGGTCTGTCAAAGTATCTTGGGAGCATATGCCATTTGTCGGACTTTGGAGTCCTTATCCAAGTGAGGCACCATTTGTCTGTATTGAACCATGGTGTGGTATTGCTGATGATGATAATACTGATGGTGATTTAACCACTAAATTTGGGATTAATATGCTTTCGCCAGGTAAAAAGTTTAAAGCAGGCTATACGATCACAATTAATTAA
- a CDS encoding TetR/AcrR family transcriptional regulator, whose product MARNKTIFKEDILEAAEQFLIEKSAKELTARALSKYMNISTQPLYAEFQNMNALRTELFDRIYDKLENELFLTQTHEDPIINLSLNYINFACKNPKLFSTIYLEKNGSTNMSINDFSYNLFRRIIKDSPVYSKLTEAQVHMLLTGTWVFSTGFANLIASGNIKSTESEIISFLKATIHDVLKVDIIK is encoded by the coding sequence ATGGCTAGAAATAAAACAATATTTAAAGAAGATATCTTAGAAGCTGCAGAGCAATTCCTAATAGAAAAAAGCGCTAAAGAATTAACTGCTCGCGCATTATCTAAATATATGAACATCTCAACCCAACCGCTTTATGCTGAATTCCAAAACATGAATGCCCTCAGGACTGAACTTTTTGATAGAATTTATGATAAGTTAGAAAATGAACTTTTCCTGACACAAACGCACGAAGATCCAATCATCAACTTATCACTAAACTATATCAACTTCGCCTGTAAAAATCCGAAACTTTTTAGTACAATTTATTTAGAAAAAAATGGCAGTACGAATATGTCTATAAATGACTTCTCATACAACCTGTTTCGTCGGATCATCAAGGATAGTCCAGTATACTCAAAACTAACAGAAGCGCAAGTTCATATGCTACTTACAGGAACTTGGGTATTCTCAACAGGTTTTGCTAATCTGATTGCAAGCGGGAATATTAAATCCACTGAATCAGAAATAATTAGTTTTTTAAAGGCAACCATACATGATGTCTTGAAAGTAGATATCATCAAATGA
- a CDS encoding 3'-5' exoribonuclease YhaM family protein codes for MTQLKDLQVGDAFEGLYLIKQADLRQTRAGKSFLAMIFQDRTGQIGGNLWDADDYMVSTFTKGKVVYMRAVKELYQGTPQVNKVFLRLPENTEPNNPKDFKAKSPVNEQELRDYIQKAIFKIENATWNRIVRYIFKKYDKQFFEYPAAKTNHHAFEGGLSFHTATMAQLAEKICEVYPVLDESLMLAGILLHDMAKVIEFSGAENTTYTLKGNLIGHIVLIDEEVSEAVAELEIDNDKEEVTILRHVLLAHHGLQEYGSPVRPQIMEAEVIHQIDMMDASVMMMTTALNQIVPGEMTPRIYPLDNRNFYKPNLDK; via the coding sequence ATGACACAATTAAAAGACTTACAAGTAGGAGATGCTTTTGAAGGTCTATACTTGATTAAACAGGCAGATTTACGTCAAACAAGAGCAGGTAAATCTTTTTTGGCTATGATTTTTCAAGATCGAACAGGTCAAATTGGTGGTAATTTATGGGATGCAGATGATTATATGGTCTCAACTTTTACCAAAGGTAAAGTTGTTTACATGCGTGCTGTCAAAGAGTTATATCAAGGAACACCGCAGGTTAATAAAGTATTCTTGCGTTTGCCTGAAAATACTGAGCCTAATAATCCTAAGGATTTCAAGGCTAAATCTCCAGTAAATGAACAAGAGTTACGTGATTACATTCAAAAAGCAATTTTTAAAATCGAGAATGCTACTTGGAATAGAATTGTGCGCTATATCTTTAAGAAATATGATAAGCAATTTTTTGAGTATCCTGCTGCCAAAACGAATCACCATGCTTTTGAAGGAGGTTTGAGCTTCCATACGGCTACGATGGCGCAACTTGCAGAAAAAATTTGTGAAGTTTATCCTGTTTTGGATGAGAGCTTGATGTTGGCAGGGATTTTATTGCATGATATGGCTAAGGTAATCGAGTTTTCAGGTGCTGAAAACACGACCTATACCCTAAAGGGTAATTTAATTGGTCATATTGTTCTGATAGATGAAGAAGTGTCAGAAGCAGTAGCTGAACTTGAGATTGACAATGATAAAGAAGAAGTGACGATTTTGCGTCATGTCTTGTTAGCGCATCATGGCTTACAAGAATACGGCAGTCCGGTTAGGCCACAAATCATGGAGGCTGAAGTCATCCATCAAATCGATATGATGGATGCAAGTGTCATGATGATGACAACGGCTCTCAATCAGATTGTACCTGGAGAGATGACACCAAGAATTTATCCCTTGGATAATCGTAATTTTTACAAGCCTAACTTAGATAAATAA
- a CDS encoding ATP-binding protein, with translation MKIKQLKIEGFGKLINQTYDFKNLTTVIGDNETGKSTILAFIKYMLFGFENATTSNQNYNPLDLKRYGGKILLLHEGKEIQIERVKILRSGKPSFSCELTDGGIVRELDESAWRDFIRPLNAKVFSEIYSVTQDNLQISTVKDYNAERLDEEWRMSATTGTVALFDQMQDLARTRDDIFTTSRATKKPLNQALADISTVKEAIIKKTAEEAALLPLMTKNEALSQEIVTCRDTQETLDIAINQGKHRLSYLAEYQEYRQLQSQDLTNILSSEEADNLRQKHGLHEKYSQELVVLNQKISENTVALEKLETPKNQFLKNAKTTSRLDQVKLAYPQAISAEQQIKQLTFSKQYLIIAVIALILMGISFLINPLLVALFLVVSIVMFVLQVRMSRVTQAKLATNQAVLSDFDIEVAYFSDWLPENCLTVADKIAALTTIDKEVQELKLLLSRYDQRETIEKMTALQALDNAIFEELPDIDTAPKLLAQWAQQSRDLLRLTRLKEQLSEIFDLTIVFNGNKEQMVVDQKIAEKAKGAIKLNALIDEHARNLAVINQQKTDTTLANLSAKLARKKEILRDHLADFATKSAEIKLIEAVMMSLSSETLPDILTRASSLFSRLTDHVWRKIYLEKDILWVENSRQQSLRLIDLSTGTRDQLQLALRLAFIQSKHQDFPIFLDDNFLRFDSKRRLNFSNMLATIARDRQVILLTSDQGLAIETKGTIHL, from the coding sequence ATGAAAATTAAGCAACTGAAAATTGAAGGGTTTGGTAAGCTCATAAACCAGACCTATGATTTTAAAAATTTGACGACAGTTATCGGAGATAATGAAACCGGTAAATCTACGATACTGGCCTTTATTAAATATATGCTATTTGGGTTTGAAAATGCAACGACATCAAATCAAAATTATAATCCCTTAGATCTTAAGAGGTATGGAGGAAAAATTCTTCTATTACATGAGGGAAAAGAAATTCAAATTGAGCGGGTGAAGATTTTACGAAGTGGGAAACCGAGCTTCTCTTGTGAGTTGACTGATGGTGGCATAGTAAGAGAACTAGATGAGTCTGCTTGGCGTGACTTTATAAGACCACTTAATGCTAAAGTTTTTTCAGAAATCTATTCGGTCACGCAAGATAACTTACAGATTTCGACTGTAAAAGATTATAATGCTGAACGGTTGGATGAAGAATGGCGCATGTCTGCTACAACTGGAACAGTTGCGCTGTTTGATCAAATGCAAGACTTAGCGCGAACACGAGATGATATCTTCACGACAAGTAGGGCAACAAAAAAACCGCTCAATCAAGCACTAGCAGATATTTCGACTGTAAAAGAAGCAATCATTAAAAAGACAGCGGAAGAAGCTGCCTTACTGCCTTTGATGACGAAAAATGAAGCTTTAAGTCAAGAAATAGTGACCTGTCGTGATACACAAGAGACTTTAGATATTGCCATTAACCAGGGTAAACATAGATTGAGCTATTTAGCTGAGTATCAAGAATACCGGCAATTGCAAAGCCAGGATTTAACCAATATCTTATCTAGTGAAGAAGCAGATAATTTGAGACAAAAACATGGCCTTCATGAAAAATATAGTCAAGAACTAGTAGTTTTAAATCAAAAAATATCTGAGAACACGGTCGCCCTAGAAAAGTTAGAGACACCCAAGAATCAATTCTTAAAAAATGCTAAAACAACATCTAGATTAGATCAGGTTAAATTAGCCTATCCACAAGCAATTTCTGCAGAGCAACAAATTAAGCAATTGACATTTAGCAAACAATACTTAATCATTGCAGTTATTGCTTTGATTTTAATGGGCATTAGTTTCTTGATAAACCCTTTGTTAGTCGCTTTATTTTTAGTTGTCAGTATTGTCATGTTTGTTTTGCAAGTTAGGATGAGTCGTGTTACTCAGGCCAAATTAGCAACAAATCAAGCTGTTTTATCTGACTTTGATATTGAAGTTGCTTATTTTTCAGATTGGTTACCAGAAAATTGCCTGACGGTAGCAGATAAAATTGCGGCATTGACCACTATTGATAAAGAGGTTCAGGAATTAAAACTGCTTTTAAGTCGCTATGATCAAAGAGAGACGATCGAAAAAATGACGGCACTGCAAGCCCTAGATAATGCGATTTTTGAAGAGCTTCCTGATATTGATACTGCGCCCAAGCTTTTGGCACAATGGGCCCAACAATCACGTGATTTATTGCGCCTGACACGGCTTAAAGAACAGCTTTCTGAAATTTTTGATCTGACTATAGTTTTTAATGGTAATAAAGAACAGATGGTAGTGGATCAAAAGATTGCTGAAAAGGCCAAGGGTGCTATAAAACTGAATGCACTAATTGATGAACATGCGAGGAATCTTGCAGTTATCAACCAGCAAAAGACGGATACAACCCTAGCCAATTTATCAGCTAAGTTAGCACGTAAAAAAGAAATATTGAGAGACCATCTGGCTGATTTTGCTACTAAATCAGCGGAGATTAAGCTGATAGAAGCAGTTATGATGAGTTTATCATCTGAAACGCTTCCGGATATACTAACTCGTGCTAGCAGCCTATTTAGTCGTTTGACTGATCATGTTTGGCGAAAAATTTACTTAGAAAAAGACATTTTATGGGTCGAAAATAGTCGGCAACAAAGTCTTCGCTTGATTGATCTATCTACTGGTACCAGAGATCAGCTACAACTCGCTCTTAGATTAGCTTTTATCCAGTCTAAACACCAAGATTTTCCAATCTTTTTAGATGATAATTTCTTGCGTTTTGATAGTAAGCGACGCTTAAATTTTTCAAATATGTTAGCTACGATTGCAAGAGATAGACAAGTCATATTACTGACAAGTGATCAAGGCTTAGCGATTGAAACGAAAGGAACAATTCACTTATGA
- a CDS encoding metallophosphoesterase family protein, with translation MKFIHTADLHLDREFEGLVQEVAYQPYKILEKIIDFAIAEAVEVVFFAGDNFHQSQPSIKIQNYFTTQLARLKPHGIQAVVIFGNHDYYRESVYWVQFSDNVTVFYSESVMTRKLTLRTGETLAVSGFSYQHSHISDDKIVDYPLRDYACDYHIGLFHGEISGHKFAPANLTDMLSKNYNYWALGHIHLASQLADSIIYSGTPQGRNKKEVTNLIVYGEILPSGNLIYFQDLAEVHFETLTLDLSACQTLAQVLTYIMGNLVDETIFYSLNLKNYEAVADNLQEAIDNEELLEELRQNHTIVKLKLLPLDSNKHLLTSIEVPKFAMPDIDFTDIYSLIPHKKEIQAIFDDPEFITEVQDNVSLYVSQYFDFGGGQDEN, from the coding sequence ATGAAATTTATACACACAGCAGATTTACATTTAGATAGAGAATTTGAAGGACTGGTACAAGAAGTAGCCTATCAGCCATATAAAATATTAGAGAAAATAATTGATTTCGCGATTGCTGAAGCTGTTGAGGTCGTTTTTTTTGCTGGTGATAATTTTCATCAATCCCAACCTAGTATTAAAATCCAAAACTATTTCACCACCCAATTAGCACGTTTGAAGCCACATGGGATTCAGGCAGTCGTTATCTTTGGTAATCATGATTACTATAGAGAGTCAGTTTATTGGGTGCAGTTTTCAGATAATGTCACAGTGTTTTATTCAGAGAGCGTTATGACAAGAAAACTGACATTGAGAACAGGTGAAACGTTAGCAGTATCAGGATTTTCATATCAACATTCTCATATCTCTGACGATAAAATTGTTGATTATCCCTTAAGAGATTATGCTTGTGACTATCATATTGGCTTATTTCATGGTGAAATTTCAGGACATAAGTTTGCGCCCGCAAATTTAACTGATATGCTGTCAAAAAACTATAATTATTGGGCTTTAGGTCATATTCACTTGGCGTCTCAATTAGCAGATTCAATCATCTATTCAGGGACACCACAGGGTCGTAACAAAAAAGAAGTGACTAACTTGATAGTCTATGGTGAAATCTTACCATCGGGTAATTTGATTTATTTTCAAGATTTAGCTGAGGTACATTTTGAAACCTTGACCTTAGATTTATCAGCCTGTCAGACCTTAGCACAAGTTTTAACTTATATTATGGGAAATTTGGTAGATGAAACGATTTTCTATAGTTTAAACCTTAAAAATTATGAAGCTGTTGCTGACAATTTACAAGAAGCGATTGATAATGAAGAATTGCTAGAAGAGCTACGTCAAAATCATACGATTGTTAAATTAAAGTTACTACCACTGGATTCAAACAAGCATTTACTTACCAGTATCGAGGTACCTAAATTTGCGATGCCTGACATTGATTTTACAGATATCTATAGCCTTATTCCCCATAAAAAAGAGATTCAGGCAATCTTTGATGATCCTGAGTTTATAACTGAGGTGCAAGATAATGTTTCTTTGTACGTCAGCCAATACTTCGACTTTGGAGGAGGCCAAGATGAAAATTAA